The DNA window GCAGGCGGAGGGTGACCCGCCCACCCTGGCACTGGATCTGGCGTCCCACGGCGGTGACATGGAGGTGCGGCGTGCCGACTCATAGGACCGACTGGGGTTCGCTACTCGCCGGGTTGCTGTTCCTCGCGCTCGGTGTCGCGTTCGTGGTGCGCGGCTCAACCTCCTGGGACTTCGAGGCACTGTGGGTGCTACCGGTGTTGGCCCTGGGCCTGGGGATCGCCGGCATCGTCCGCACGGTGAGCAGGCAGCGGGAACGCGACGGGGAGGATTAGGCCGCGTCCGGTTCGCGACCGGCACCATCGCCGACCTCGGTGAGCCCCACCGGAACCCGGGCGACGAACGACGTGGGTCCCACCGGGATCAGCGTGGCCCGGAATCAGGGATCCGCTCACTCCCACTCGATGGTCGCGGGGGGTTTGCTGGTGACGTCCAGGGCCACCCGGTTGATGCCGCCTACCTCGTTGGTGATGCGGTTGGAGATGGTGGCCAACGTGTCGTAGGGCACCCGGGACCAGTCGGCGGTCATGGCGTCCTCGCTGCTCACGGGGCGCAGCACCACGGGGTGGCCGTAGGTGCGTCCGTCACCCTGCACCCCTACGGACTGGACGCCGGCCAGCAGCACCACGGGGCACTGCCAGATCTCGCCGTCGAGGTCGGCGCGGGAGAGCTCCTCGCGGGCGATCGCGTCGGCCTCGCGCAGGGTGTCCAGGCGTTCGCGGGTGACCTCGCCGATGATGCGGATGCCCAGGCCGGGGCCGGGGAAGGGGTGGCGCCACACCATGTCGTGGGGCAGGCCGAGTTCCTCGCCCACGCGGCGGACCTCGTCCTTGAACAGCTCCCGCAGCGGTTCCACCAGGTCGAACGCGAGGTCCTCCGGCAGCCCGCCGACGTTGTGGTGCGACTTGATGTTGGCGGTGCCGTTGCCGCCGCCGGACTCCACCACGTCGGGGTAGAGGGTGCCCTGCACGAGGAACTCGACGTCCTGGCCGGCGGCGTCGCTTTCGGCGACGAGCTCGCGGGCGGTGCGCTCGAAGATCCGGATGAACTCCCGGCCGATGATCCTGCGTTTCTCCTCGGGCTCGCTGACCCCCTCCAACGCAGCCAGGAACTGGTCCTGGGCCTCGACCACCCTGAGCTGCGCGCCGGTGGCGGCGACGAAGTCCTTCTCGACCTGTTCCACCTCGCCCTTGCGCAGCAGGCCGTGGTCGACGAACACGCAGGTGAGCTGGGAACCGATGGCGCGCTGCACCAGTGCGCCGGCCACGGCGGAGTCCACGCCGCCGCTCAGCGCGCAGATGGCGCGTTTCTCCCCGATCTGGGTGCGGATGCGCTCGACCTGCTCGTCGACGATGTTCACCATGGTCCAGGTGCGGCGGCACCCGGCGGCCTCGAGGAAGCGCCGCAGCACCTCGGTGCCGTGGTCGGTGTGCAGCACCTCGGGGTGGAACTGGACACCGAACAGGCCGCGGTCGGGTGCCTCCACCGCCGCCACGGGGGTGGAGTCCGTGGTGGAGGTGGTGGTGAAGCCCTCGGGGGCGGCGGTGACGGAGTCGCCGTGCGACATCCACACCGTCTGGACCCCGGGCAGGCCGCCGAACAGGACGCTGTCGCCGCTGCCGGTGCGCGCCTGGGTGCGGCCGAACTCGCTGCTGCCGGTCTCGGCGACGGTGCCGCCCAGCTCCTGCACCATCGCCTGGAACCCGTAGCAGATGCCGAAGGTGGGCAGGCCGGTGTCGAACAGTCCTGCGGGGACCCGGGGCGCGCCCTCGGCGTAGACCGAGGCGGGGCCGCCGGAGAGGATGATCGCGGCGGGTTTCTTCGCGAGCATGTCCGCGACCGGCATGGTCGGGGGCACGATCTCGCTGTACACGTGGCACTCGCGCACGCGGCGCGCGATCAACTGCGCGTACTGCGCACCGAAATCGACGACGAGGACGGTGTCGAATGTGCTGTCGTCAGCACCGCCAAGAGACACGTAACGGCCTTCCCGCAGGTGGACACATGGATATGGTCCCAGTTTAGGTCCTGTCCGGCGGCGGATGTTCGCCGGACAGGAGCCGGGACCCTCACGTGCCCGCGGGAGGCGGTTGGGCGGGGGTGCCCGCCGCCGACAACGGGCACCCGCCGGTTCACCGGATGTGGAAGCGTTTCATCATCCGCGCGCCGGTGGTCATCAGGTTGGCGAGGGTGTCCCCGCCCATGCCGGGCGGGCCGCCGAACCCGATGTAGTGCTGGCTGGCGACGGTCTGGGGCTCGGTGAAACGCAGCATCCCCTCGTCGCCGTGGCGGCGCCCCACACCGGAGGACTTCATGCCGCCCATCGGGGCGCCGTAGCTGGCCCACGCGGCCGCGTAGCCCTCGTTGATGTTGACCGTCCCGGCGCGGAGGCGCTCGGCGAGGCGCCGGGCGTGTCCGGTGTCCCGGCTCCACACGCTGGCGTTGAGACCGTACTCGGTGGCGTTGGCGCGCCGCACCACCTCGTCGTCGCTGCCGTAGCCGTACACCGACACCACCGGGCCGAAGGTCTCCGCCGCGCAGGCGGACATGGTGTCGCCGACGCCGGTCATGAGGGTGGGTTCGAAGAACAGCGGACCGAGGTCGGGCCGGGGGTTGCCGCCGGCGAGGATCTCGGCGCCCTTGGAGCGGGCGTCGTCGACGTGCTCGGTGACGCGGTCCAGTTGGCGCTGGTAGGTCAGCGAGCCCATGTCGGTGGAGAAGTCGAGCCGGTTGTTGAGCGTCATGTCGCGCACGGCCGCGGCGAGTTTCGGCACGAAGGTGTCGTAGATGTCCTCGTGCACGTAGAGGCGCTCCATCGAGATGCAGAGCTGGCCCGCGTTGCTGTAGCAGGCGCGTATGGCGCCCTCCACGGTCCAGTCGACGTTGGCGTCCTCGCAGACGATCATGGGGTTCTTCCCGCCGAGTTCCGCGGAGCAGCCCACCAGCCGGGCATTGGCGCGCTGGGCGATGTGCGCGCCGACGGCGGAGGAGCCGGTGAAGGCGACGTAGTCGCACTCGTCCACGAGGGGGTCGCCGATCTCGGCCGGCTCACCGAGAACCGGTATCCACAGGTCGGCGGGCAGCCCGGCCTCGCGTGCCAGGTCGATCGCCCACAGCGCGGACAGCGCGGTCTGGGTGTCGGGTTTGGCGACGACGGCGTTGCCGGCCATCAGGGCCGGGACGGCGTCGCCGACCGGCAGCGCCAGGGGGTAGTTCCAGGGTGTGATGACGCTGACGGCGCCCTTGGGCTGGTGGTGCATGTAGGCGCGGGTGGCACCCGGCATCGCCCCGGCGGTGCGGCGCCTGCGCAGCAGGCTCGGGGCGCGCCGGGCGTAGTGCAGGGTCCCGGCGGCGGCGTCGTAGACCTCCTCGAACGCGTGGCGGCGGGCTTTACCGGTCTCCCACTGGATGATGTCGAGGATCTCGCTCTGACGGTCGAGCACCATGTCGTGGAAACGCAGGAACGGTTCGGCGCGCTCGCGTACCGGCGTCGCCGCCCAGGCCTCCTGGGCGGCGCGGGCGCGTTCGAAGGCCGCGGTGACGTCGGCCGCGTCCGACTGGGGGAGGTCGACGAGCGGTTTCCCGGTGAACGGGGCGTTCGTGGTGGTCGTGGCGCCCGAGGCGCTGGCGACGTGTCCCGTGATCCGGCCGACCATGGCGGGGTCGAGCGCGGGAGCCTCCGTGGAGCTGTTCGTGGCGGTACCCATGCCGGAACCCTAGTGTGTCCCACCCCACTTTGACTACCCGCAGGTAACCAAAGCTGTGTCCTGGTCCTGGACAACAGCGCGCGCACGCGGTTGAATCCTGCCGAGTGGTGAACCGCTTCGTCATCGCCCCGGAGCCGCCACGGCGGGTAGGAGGCACCGTTGGCACCCACCGAGACCACCACCGTCGCCGTGTCCGGGGGCGGTCCCGCCGGGATCACGCTCGGGCTCCTGCTCGCCCGCGCCGGCGTGGACGTCACCGTCTGCGAGAAACACGCCGACTTCCTGCGCGACTTCCGCGGCGACACCGTCCACCCCTCCACCCTGGAGATCCTCGACGAGCTCGGGCTCGGCGCGGAGATGGCCCGCCTCCCGCAGCGCAGGATCGACCGGCTGCGTGTCGGCACCGCCGAGGAGCCGTTCGTGGACGTCGACCTCGGCGACCTCCCCAGCCCCCACCCCTACCTGGCGATGGTCCCCCAGTGGGACTTCCTCGGGATGCTCGCCGAACACGCCCGGCGCTACCCCACCTTCCGGCTGCGCACCGAGACCGAGAGCACCGGCCTGCTGCGGGACAACGGGGCGGTGCGCGGGCTGCGCTGCACCGGCCCCGAGGGGCGGCACCACATCCGGGCGGTGCTCACCGTCGCCGCCGACGGGCGCGACTCCCCGCTGCGCAGCGCCGCGGGCCTGGTACCCACCGAGCTCGGCGCCCCCATGGACGTGCTGTGGCTGCGCCTCTCCCGCTCCGCCGACGACCCGGAGGGACTCGCCGGGGGTATCGGGCGCGGGGCGATGGCCGCCGCCATCGACCGCGGCGACTACTGGCAGATCGCCTACCTCATCCCGAAGGGCGGCTACGCCCACATGCGCGCCCGGCCGGTGGAGCACCTGCACGACGGGCTGCGCGAGGCCCTGCCCTTCCTCGGCGACCGCGTGGCGGAGGTGGGGGGATGGGATGAGGTCGCGTTCCTCAACGTGGGGCTGGACCGCCTCTCCCGCTGGTACCGGCCGGGGCTGCTGTGCCTCGGCGACGCGGCGCACACCATGACCCCGGTCGGCGGGGTGGGGATCAACCTGGCGGTGCAGGACGCCGTCGCCGCCGCGAACCTGCTGGCCGCGCCGCTGCGGCGGGCGCAGGAGGACCCCGACCGGTTCACCCGCACGCTCAACCCCGAGCTCCTGGCCCGGGTGCAGCGCCGCCGGCAGTGGCCCACCGTGGGAACGCAGGCGCTGCAGCGCGCCGTCCAGCGCCAGGTGATCAGCAGGGCACTGTCCGGGGCCCCCGACCTGCCCGCCTTCTCGCCGCCGGTGCGGGCCCTGGCCGGGACGCGAGCCTGGTCGCGGTTCATCGGCCGGGTCCTGATGCTGGGTCTGCGGCCGGAGCACGTGGAGACGCCGCAGTACGGCACCGCCGCGGAGCCGCCCCGCTGACCCGCCCGCCGCGGGCGGCGGTCCCGGATCCGGGTCCGTACTCGGCGACCCGACCCGGCGCTGGTTCCGGGATCGATGGCCGGACGAGGGGTTAACCGCCGGCGAAGCCGTTCGGGTTGGCGGACTGCCAGCGCCACGCGTCCGCGCAGGCCTGCTCCACGCTCAGCTCCGCGCGCCAGCCCAGGTCGCGTTCGGCCGCCGACGGGTCGGCGTAGCAGGTGGCGATGTCACCGGGTCGGCGTGCCGTCACCTCGTAGGGGACGCGGCGGCCGCTCGCCCGCTCGAACGCGCGGATCGACTCCAGCACCGACACTCCGGTGCCGGTGCCGATGTTGTAGGCGCGGTAGCCGGACGCGTCCGCGAGGTGCTCGACGGCGGCGACGTGCGCCCGGGCGAGGTCCACGATGTGCAGGTAGTCGCGCACCCCGGTGCCGTCGGGTGTGTCGTAGTCGTCGCCGAACACGGAGAGCTTGTCCCGCTTCCCGGCCGCCACCTGGGAGATGTAGGGGAACAGGTTGTTGGGGACGCCGTGGGGGTCCTCCCCGATGAGGCCGCTGGGGTGCGCCCCGATCGGGTTGAAGTACCGCAGCGCGATGACGCTCCACCCGCTGGTCGCGGCCGTCGTGTCGGCGAGGACCTGTTCGGCGAACAGTTTGGTCGCGCCGTAGGGGTTGGCCACGGCGAGCGGCATGTCCTCGGTGATCGGCACCGTCTCCGGGTCGCCGTAGACGGTCGCCGAGGAGCTGAACACCATGGCGCCCACCCCGTGGGCGTGCATCACCTCGCACAGGGTGAGGACCGCGTTCAGGTTCGTGCGGTAGTAGCGCACCGGTTGTTCGGTGGACTCCCCCACCGCCTTCAGCCCGGCGCAGTGCACCACCGCGTCGACGGTGTGCTTGGTGAACACCCGGTCCACTGCGACCGGGTCGGTGCAGTCGGCCGTGTGAAACGCGACCTCGCGGCCGGTGACGCGCTC is part of the Haloactinospora alba genome and encodes:
- a CDS encoding cytochrome c-type biogenesis protein, with product MPTHRTDWGSLLAGLLFLALGVAFVVRGSTSWDFEALWVLPVLALGLGIAGIVRTVSRQRERDGED
- the guaA gene encoding glutamine-hydrolyzing GMP synthase, giving the protein MSLGGADDSTFDTVLVVDFGAQYAQLIARRVRECHVYSEIVPPTMPVADMLAKKPAAIILSGGPASVYAEGAPRVPAGLFDTGLPTFGICYGFQAMVQELGGTVAETGSSEFGRTQARTGSGDSVLFGGLPGVQTVWMSHGDSVTAAPEGFTTTSTTDSTPVAAVEAPDRGLFGVQFHPEVLHTDHGTEVLRRFLEAAGCRRTWTMVNIVDEQVERIRTQIGEKRAICALSGGVDSAVAGALVQRAIGSQLTCVFVDHGLLRKGEVEQVEKDFVAATGAQLRVVEAQDQFLAALEGVSEPEEKRRIIGREFIRIFERTARELVAESDAAGQDVEFLVQGTLYPDVVESGGGNGTANIKSHHNVGGLPEDLAFDLVEPLRELFKDEVRRVGEELGLPHDMVWRHPFPGPGLGIRIIGEVTRERLDTLREADAIAREELSRADLDGEIWQCPVVLLAGVQSVGVQGDGRTYGHPVVLRPVSSEDAMTADWSRVPYDTLATISNRITNEVGGINRVALDVTSKPPATIEWE
- a CDS encoding succinic semialdehyde dehydrogenase; the encoded protein is MGTATNSSTEAPALDPAMVGRITGHVASASGATTTTNAPFTGKPLVDLPQSDAADVTAAFERARAAQEAWAATPVRERAEPFLRFHDMVLDRQSEILDIIQWETGKARRHAFEEVYDAAAGTLHYARRAPSLLRRRRTAGAMPGATRAYMHHQPKGAVSVITPWNYPLALPVGDAVPALMAGNAVVAKPDTQTALSALWAIDLAREAGLPADLWIPVLGEPAEIGDPLVDECDYVAFTGSSAVGAHIAQRANARLVGCSAELGGKNPMIVCEDANVDWTVEGAIRACYSNAGQLCISMERLYVHEDIYDTFVPKLAAAVRDMTLNNRLDFSTDMGSLTYQRQLDRVTEHVDDARSKGAEILAGGNPRPDLGPLFFEPTLMTGVGDTMSACAAETFGPVVSVYGYGSDDEVVRRANATEYGLNASVWSRDTGHARRLAERLRAGTVNINEGYAAAWASYGAPMGGMKSSGVGRRHGDEGMLRFTEPQTVASQHYIGFGGPPGMGGDTLANLMTTGARMMKRFHIR
- a CDS encoding FAD-dependent oxidoreductase, with protein sequence MAPTETTTVAVSGGGPAGITLGLLLARAGVDVTVCEKHADFLRDFRGDTVHPSTLEILDELGLGAEMARLPQRRIDRLRVGTAEEPFVDVDLGDLPSPHPYLAMVPQWDFLGMLAEHARRYPTFRLRTETESTGLLRDNGAVRGLRCTGPEGRHHIRAVLTVAADGRDSPLRSAAGLVPTELGAPMDVLWLRLSRSADDPEGLAGGIGRGAMAAAIDRGDYWQIAYLIPKGGYAHMRARPVEHLHDGLREALPFLGDRVAEVGGWDEVAFLNVGLDRLSRWYRPGLLCLGDAAHTMTPVGGVGINLAVQDAVAAANLLAAPLRRAQEDPDRFTRTLNPELLARVQRRRQWPTVGTQALQRAVQRQVISRALSGAPDLPAFSPPVRALAGTRAWSRFIGRVLMLGLRPEHVETPQYGTAAEPPR
- the galE gene encoding UDP-glucose 4-epimerase GalE produces the protein MNVLVTGGAGYIGTHVAVELSNAGHGVVLLDSLANSHAEAVRRVERVTGREVAFHTADCTDPVAVDRVFTKHTVDAVVHCAGLKAVGESTEQPVRYYRTNLNAVLTLCEVMHAHGVGAMVFSSSATVYGDPETVPITEDMPLAVANPYGATKLFAEQVLADTTAATSGWSVIALRYFNPIGAHPSGLIGEDPHGVPNNLFPYISQVAAGKRDKLSVFGDDYDTPDGTGVRDYLHIVDLARAHVAAVEHLADASGYRAYNIGTGTGVSVLESIRAFERASGRRVPYEVTARRPGDIATCYADPSAAERDLGWRAELSVEQACADAWRWQSANPNGFAGG